In Citrus sinensis cultivar Valencia sweet orange chromosome 4, DVS_A1.0, whole genome shotgun sequence, one DNA window encodes the following:
- the LOC102615443 gene encoding uncharacterized protein LOC102615443 isoform X2 yields MKKATASFMLILCVLLLTHLNDAVQNFDVRRHLSTVSRYDFVKDVVDKNFVPSEIPDGCTPIHLNLVARHGTRAPTKKRMRELERLADHLEVLIREAKEKGSSLQKVPGWLQGWKSPWQGKLKGGELISKGEDELYDLGIRIREKYPDLFSEEYHPDVYPIKATQVPRASASAVAFGMGLFNERGTLGPGRHRAFAVTSESRASDIKLRFHDCCDNYKDFRISQAPAVERLKEPILDEITSSIARQYELNFTRQDVSSLWFLCKQEASLLDITDQACGLFSPSEVALLEWTDDLEVFILKGYGKSLNYRMGVPLLEDIVQSMEQAINAKEEKHTSGNYEKARLRFAHAETVIPFTCLLGLFLERSEFQQIQKEEPLALPPKPPQSRNWRGSILAPFTGNNMLVLYSCPANSSDKYFVQVLHNEHPTSMPGCNGTDFCPFDVFKERIVAPHLKYDYNTLCNVQTEQAIHKSKTTMASSS; encoded by the exons atgaagaaagctACGGCTTCTTTTATGTTGATCCTGTGCGTACTTTTGTTGACGCATCTAAACGACGCCGTTCAAAATTTCGACGTTCGACGGCACCTCTCGACTGTCTCAAG ATACGACTTCGTAAAAGACGTCGTTGATAAGAACTTTGTACCTTCTGAAATTCCCGATGGATGTACTCCAATTCACTTAAATCTTGtg GCAAGGCACGGGACTCGTGCACCCACGAAGAAACGGATGAGGGAGTTGGAAAGATTGGCTGATCATTTGGAAGTACTTATAAGGGAAGCCAAAGAAAAGGGTTCGTCTTTACAGAAAGTTCCGGGCTGGTTACAGGGATGGAAGTCTCCCTGGCAAGGGAAACTGAAGGGTGGTGAATTGATTAGCAAAGGAGAAGATGAGTTATATGATCTCGGAATCAGgattagagaaaaatatcCAGATTTGTTTAGCGAGGAATATCACCCGGATGTCTATCCCATTAAGGCTACTCAG GTTCCTCGCGCATCTGCGAGTGCAGTAGCATTTGGCATGGGGCTCTTTAACGAGAGAGGGACTCTAGGACCTGGGCGCCATCGAGCATTTGCTGTTACAAGTGAAAGCCGTGCAAGTGATATAAAGCTGAGGTTTCATGATTGTTGTGACAACTACAAG GATTTTAGGATAAGTCAGGCCCCTGCAGTTGAGAGGCTTAAGGAACCGATTCTTGATGAAATTACCTCTTCGATAGCAAGGCAATATGAACTGAATTTCACAAGACAAGATGTTTCCTCTCTTTGGTTCTTATGTAAACAG GAAGCATCCTTGTTGGATATAACTGATCAAGCTTGTGGCCTCTTCAGTCCTTCTGAG GTTGCTTTGCTGGAGTGGACAGATGACTTAGAGGTGTTTATATTGAAGGGTTATggtaaatcattaaattatcGAATGGGAGTTCCTCTGCTTGAGGACATTGTTCAATCAATGGAACAAGCTATTAATGCTAAAGAAG AGAAACATACTTCTGGAAATTATGAAAAGGCGAGACTTCGGTTTGCACATGCAGAAACTGTGATTCCTTTTACTTGTTTGCTTGGACTTTTCCTTGAAAGATCTG AATTCCAACAAATACAAAAGGAAGAACCCTTGGCACTCCCGCCAAAGCCTCCCCAGAGTAGAAATTGGAGAGGCAGCATTCTGGCACCCTTTACTGGGAATAACATGCTGGTTCTGTACAGCTGTCCTGCCAACTCTTCCGACAAGTACTTTGTACAAGTATTGCACAATGAACATCCGACTTCAATGCCA GGTTGCAATGGTACAGATTTCTGTCCATTTGATGTTTTTAAG GAAAGAATTGTTGCTCCACATTTAAAGTATGACTACAATACGCTCTGTAATGTTCAGACGGAACAAGCCATACATAAGTCTAAAACTA CCATGGCCAGCTCCTCCTAG
- the LOC102615936 gene encoding eukaryotic translation initiation factor 2 subunit alpha homolog has translation MASHSPNLECRMYEARYPEVDMAVMIQVKNIADMGAYVSLLEYNNIEGMILFSELSRRRIRSVSSLIKVGRIEPVMVLRVDKEKGYIDLSKRRVSEEDIQACEERYNKSKLVHSIMRHVAETLGIDLEELYVNIGWPLYWKYGHAFEAFKIIVTDPDSVLNSLTREVKEIGPDGQEVTKVIPAVTEEVKDALVKNIRRRMTPQPLKIRADVEMKCFQFDGVLHIKDAMRKAEAAGNNDCPVKIKLVAPPLYVLTTQTLDKEQGISVLNKAIAACTEAIEKHKGKLTVKEEPRAVSERDDKLLAEHMAKLHQDNEEVSGDEDSEEEEDTGMGEVDVENSSSGFMD, from the exons ATGGCAAGCCACTCGCCCAACCTGGAGTGCCGGATGTACGAGGCGAGGTACCCGGAAGTCGACATGGCCGTGATGATCCAAGTGAAGAACATCGCCGACATGGGCGCCTACGTGTCGCTGCTCGAGTACAACAACATCGAAGGGATGATCCTTTTCTCGGAGCTCTCGCGACGTCGTATTCGTAGTGTCAGTAGCCTCATTAAAGTCGGCCGCATAGAGCCCGTCATGGTCCTGCGTGTCGACAAGGAAAAAGGTTACATTGATTTGAGTAAAAGAAGAGTTAGTGAAGAGGATATTCAAGCCTGTGAGGAGAGGTACAACAAGAGCAAGCTCGTTCACTCTATCATGCGACACGTGGCTGAGACTTTGGGCATCGATTTAGAg GAACTGTATGTCAATATTGGCTGGCCCTTGTACTGGAAATATGGTCATGCTTTTGAG GCATTCAAAATCATTGTTACTGATCCTGATTCTGTTTTGAATTCCCTCACTCGTGAAGTCAAAGAAATTGGCCCTGATGGACAGGAG GTAACTAAGGTGATTCCTGCTGTGACGGAGGAAGTGAAAGATGCTTTGGTAAAAAATATTAGGAGAAGAATGACCCCACAGCCATTGAAGATTCGAGCTGACGTTGAAATGAAATGCTTCCAGTTTGATGGAGTTCTTCATATAAAG GATGCCATGCGGAAAGCTGAGGCTGCTGGCAACAATGACTGCCCtgtgaaaatcaaattggttGCTCCCCCCTTGTATGTGCTTACCACTCAGACCCTTGACAAG GAGCAAGGGATCTCAGTTCTCAATAAAGCAATTGCGGCTTGCACTGAAGCTATAGAGAAGCACAAGGGAAAACTTACTGTGAAGGAAGAGCCCAGAGCG GTGAGTGAACGAGATGACAAATTGCTCGCCGAGCACATGGCTAAGCTACATCAAGATAATGAGGAGGTAAGTGGTGATGAAGATAGCGAAGAAGAGGAAGACACAGGAATGGGAGAAGTTGATGTGGAAAATTCAAGTTCTGGGTTTATGGATTGA
- the LOC102615169 gene encoding ferritin-3, chloroplastic encodes MLLEASSALSLVSPQKEALNPLFSSVSSAFPPNPSLRFSSPKNDNGVVVCASKNANNSPLTGVIFAPFEEVKKELDLVPTVPQLSLARHKFTDDCEAAINEQINVEYNVSYVYHAMFAYFDRDNVALKGLAKFFKESSEEEREHAEKLMEYQNKRGGKVKLQSILMPLSEFDHAEKGDALYAMELTLSLEKLTNEKLLNLHKVANKNHDVQLADFVESEYLHEQVEAIKKISEYVAQLRRVGQGHGVWHFDQMLLHGEEVVA; translated from the exons atgttgctcGAAGCATCTTCAGCTTTATCCCTCGTGAGCCCCCAAAAGGAGGCTCTAAATCCTCTGTTTTCCTCTGTTTCTTCAGCCTTTCCGCCGAACCCGAGTCTCCGTTTTTCTTCACCGAAAAATGATAACGGCGTGGTGGTTTGCGCCTCTAAAAATGCTAACAACAGCCCCTTAACCGGCGTCATTTTTGCTCCCTTTGAAGAGGTGAAAAAGGAGCTCGATTTGGTCCCAACTGTGCCTCAACTGTCTCTTGCCAGACACAAGTTCACTGACGATTGTGAGGCCGCAATCAACGAGCAGATCAA TGTGGAATACAATGTCTCCTATGTGTATCATGCCATGTTTGCTTACTTTGACAGAGACAATGTCGCGCTCAAGGGTCTCgccaa GTTTTTCAAGGAATCAAGTGAAGAGGAAAGAGAGCATGCTGAGAAATTGATGGAATATCAG AACAAACGAGGAGGTAAAGTGAAGCTGCAATCAATATTGATGCCTCTCTCTGAGTTTGATCATGCTGAGAAAGGAGATGCTTTGTATG CCATGGAGCTTACGCTGTCTCTGGAGAAGCTAACAAATGAGAAACTCCTCAACTTGCACAAG GTGGCCAACAAGAACCATGATGTGCAGTTGGCAGATTTCGTTGAAAGCGAGTATTTACATGAGCAG GTAGAAGCCATCAAAAAGATATCTGAATATGTTGCTCAGCTGAGAAGAGTTGGCCAGGGGCATG GTGTCTGGCACTTTGATCAAATGCTGCTCCATGGGGAGGAAGTCGTCGCATGA
- the LOC102615345 gene encoding protein MID1-COMPLEMENTING ACTIVITY 1-like — MANLAVQAVAGVDAVSLVNTIISSARKAAAHRRNCEQLAEHVKMIGNLLEKLKSTDLVSLPAIKEPLDCLEEALKKALDLVESCRDKSYLYMLAMGWSVVYQFRQVQAEIDRYLRLVPLISLVHEFRMQHLKDGLQAIEADQREYTLDEEDVQAQNVILKPDRSKKDASILENSLSRKYPELGFQEALLEEKEKLHIELQRSRTNNDTKQCQLIEHLIDVTENVVNELPGKKMQKLVANEPTYVISGYVTNAVNSGYGDPGSKAADESRSEWEADLFGCLREPCLSLKTCIYPCGTFSKIANAVTEGKISREQAINTLMAYSIFCGCCCYSCCIRKKLRETFNIQGGSCDDFLTHLMCCCCAMVQEWRELELRGFEGCQGRKMIPPPYQYMKP; from the exons ATGGCAAACTTAGCAGTGCAGGCAGTAGCAGGAGTGGATGCTGTAAGCCTTGTGAACACGATCATATCATCGGCTCGAAAGGCAGCAGCTCACCGGAGGAACTGCGAGCAGCTGGCTGAGCACGTGAAGATGATAGGAAACTTGTTGGAGAAGTTGAAATCAACGGACCTGGTGAGCTTGCCGGCGATAAAGGAGCCGTTGGATTGCTTGGAGGAGGCTCTGAAGAAAGCTCTGGACTTGGTCGAGAGCTGCAGGGACAAGAGCTATTTGTACATGCTTGCCATGGGGTGGAGCGTAGTGTATCAGTTCCGCCAAGTCCAGGCTGAGATCGATCGTTACCTTAGGCTAGTGCCCTTGATTTCTCTGGTTCATGAGTTTCGCATGCAG CATTTGAAGGATGGCCTGCAAGCCATTGAAGCGGATCAAAGAGAGTACACTCTTGATGAAGAGGATGTTCAAGCACAGAACGTGATACTAAAACCTGATCGttcaaagaaagatgcaagcATATTGGAGAATTCACTGTCAAGAAAATATCCTGAGCTGGGATTCCAGGAAGCTCTCCtcgaagaaaaagagaaactGCATATCGAGCTCCAGCGATCAAGAACCAACAATGATACCAAGCAGTGCCAATTGATTGAACATCTCATTGATGTTACCGAGAATGTTGTTAATGAGCTTCCAGGGAAGAAGATGCAGAAACTTGTTGCTAATGAACCAACTTATGTCATCTCAGG TTACGTGACCAATGCTGTGAACTCTGGCTATGGGGACCCGGGATCAAAAGCTGCAGATGAGAGTCGATCAGAATGGGAAGCTGATCTTTTTGGTTGTCTTAGAGAACCTTGTTTAA GCTTGAAGACTTGCATATATCCCTGTGGAACATTTTCAAAGATAGCTAATGCAGTGACAGAAGGGAAAATAT CTCGTGAGCAAGCAATCAATACTCTCATGGCATATTCTATCTTCTGTGGATGTTGCTGTTATAGCTGTTGCATAAGGAAAAAATTGCGAGAAACTTTTAACATTCAG GGCGGTTCGTGCGATGACTTCTTAACTCATCTCATGTGTTGCTGTTGTGCGATGGTTCAAGAATGGCGTGAGCTTGAACTCAGAGGGTTTGAAG GTTGCCAAGGGAGAAAGATGATTCCTCCGCCGTACCAATATATGAAGCCTTGA
- the LOC102615443 gene encoding uncharacterized protein LOC102615443 isoform X1, translating into MKKATASFMLILCVLLLTHLNDAVQNFDVRRHLSTVSRYDFVKDVVDKNFVPSEIPDGCTPIHLNLVARHGTRAPTKKRMRELERLADHLEVLIREAKEKGSSLQKVPGWLQGWKSPWQGKLKGGELISKGEDELYDLGIRIREKYPDLFSEEYHPDVYPIKATQVPRASASAVAFGMGLFNERGTLGPGRHRAFAVTSESRASDIKLRFHDCCDNYKDFRISQAPAVERLKEPILDEITSSIARQYELNFTRQDVSSLWFLCKQEASLLDITDQACGLFSPSEVALLEWTDDLEVFILKGYGKSLNYRMGVPLLEDIVQSMEQAINAKEEKHTSGNYEKARLRFAHAETVIPFTCLLGLFLERSEFQQIQKEEPLALPPKPPQSRNWRGSILAPFTGNNMLVLYSCPANSSDKYFVQVLHNEHPTSMPGCNGTDFCPFDVFKERIVAPHLKYDYNTLCNVQTEQAIHKSKTSKLSLLLRWLFPRWNDDTQSHKVEL; encoded by the exons atgaagaaagctACGGCTTCTTTTATGTTGATCCTGTGCGTACTTTTGTTGACGCATCTAAACGACGCCGTTCAAAATTTCGACGTTCGACGGCACCTCTCGACTGTCTCAAG ATACGACTTCGTAAAAGACGTCGTTGATAAGAACTTTGTACCTTCTGAAATTCCCGATGGATGTACTCCAATTCACTTAAATCTTGtg GCAAGGCACGGGACTCGTGCACCCACGAAGAAACGGATGAGGGAGTTGGAAAGATTGGCTGATCATTTGGAAGTACTTATAAGGGAAGCCAAAGAAAAGGGTTCGTCTTTACAGAAAGTTCCGGGCTGGTTACAGGGATGGAAGTCTCCCTGGCAAGGGAAACTGAAGGGTGGTGAATTGATTAGCAAAGGAGAAGATGAGTTATATGATCTCGGAATCAGgattagagaaaaatatcCAGATTTGTTTAGCGAGGAATATCACCCGGATGTCTATCCCATTAAGGCTACTCAG GTTCCTCGCGCATCTGCGAGTGCAGTAGCATTTGGCATGGGGCTCTTTAACGAGAGAGGGACTCTAGGACCTGGGCGCCATCGAGCATTTGCTGTTACAAGTGAAAGCCGTGCAAGTGATATAAAGCTGAGGTTTCATGATTGTTGTGACAACTACAAG GATTTTAGGATAAGTCAGGCCCCTGCAGTTGAGAGGCTTAAGGAACCGATTCTTGATGAAATTACCTCTTCGATAGCAAGGCAATATGAACTGAATTTCACAAGACAAGATGTTTCCTCTCTTTGGTTCTTATGTAAACAG GAAGCATCCTTGTTGGATATAACTGATCAAGCTTGTGGCCTCTTCAGTCCTTCTGAG GTTGCTTTGCTGGAGTGGACAGATGACTTAGAGGTGTTTATATTGAAGGGTTATggtaaatcattaaattatcGAATGGGAGTTCCTCTGCTTGAGGACATTGTTCAATCAATGGAACAAGCTATTAATGCTAAAGAAG AGAAACATACTTCTGGAAATTATGAAAAGGCGAGACTTCGGTTTGCACATGCAGAAACTGTGATTCCTTTTACTTGTTTGCTTGGACTTTTCCTTGAAAGATCTG AATTCCAACAAATACAAAAGGAAGAACCCTTGGCACTCCCGCCAAAGCCTCCCCAGAGTAGAAATTGGAGAGGCAGCATTCTGGCACCCTTTACTGGGAATAACATGCTGGTTCTGTACAGCTGTCCTGCCAACTCTTCCGACAAGTACTTTGTACAAGTATTGCACAATGAACATCCGACTTCAATGCCA GGTTGCAATGGTACAGATTTCTGTCCATTTGATGTTTTTAAG GAAAGAATTGTTGCTCCACATTTAAAGTATGACTACAATACGCTCTGTAATGTTCAGACGGAACAAGCCATACATAAGTCTAAAACTAGTAAGTTGTCACTACTGCTTCGTTGGCTGTTCCCACGGTGGAATGATGATACCCAATCTCACAAAGTAGAGttgtag